The DNA segment GGTTGGACTTCTGAGCAATCTTCGAGACGAGATCAGACTTGTTGTATGCCATAAGTGTCCTTCTTTATCCGGGGATGACTCCGCCAGGAGCGCATCCGTTTGTGACATGTAAGATATTAGCGCACGAACCCGCCAAATACCGCATTATGACAACGTTTTTCCGTGTTTTCTCCCCGTTTTGGGCAAAAATGTGGGACTTGTGTGACAAGTTCGGCATATTGGAACGAATCAAGGACGACGCTAGACGAGATTATGCCGGTTCAGCCATTGCATGGCCAATGCTCCCAGCGGTATGCGCAGCCAGTAGAACACCACGCGATGCAGCAGCGTGGCCGACAACGCCACGCCCTGGGGTACGCCTACTGCGACGAATGCGAAGGTAAGCGCCGCTTCGACGCCTCCAAGACCGCCCGGGGTGGGGACGGCGGAGCCGAGCGCGTAGGCGAGCATGAACACGAAAATCGTCTCGACGGGGTTCATATGCACGCCGAACGCGAGCAATGCCGACCAGAACGCCAGTCCGGTGGTGATGTTCTGTACGAGTCCGCCGCAGATGCTGACGGCGAGCTCGGCCGGTTGATTCAGCACGTTGAGTAGTTGGGTGAAATATTTTTTCGCTACAGGCACAAGCTGTTGCATGATCATGTGGCGCAACGGCGGGATCATCATGGCGATGGCCAGCACCGCGCCGACGGCACCCAGCACGATCACCAGGGTGTTCGTGGGTATCGTACCGGACAACGTGTGCTTGCCGGTAAACAGTCCGATGGCGATCAGCAGCATGAAGTACGCAAGATAATAAACGGCCATCACCGCGCTCATAATGGCGGTGGCGGTCGTATTCCGGTAACCGGATTTGCGCAGGAACTGCAGGTTCACGAAGGCCGGACCCACGCCGGCCGGCATCGATACCGTGGCGAAGCCGCCCGCCACCTGGCTCATGAATATGCCAAGCGGGCGGCGTTTGCCGCGTTCGACCAGCGCACCCAGTGAAACCGACGAGCCGATCCAGCTGCACAAGCCGAACGCAAGGCATATCAGAGCCATGGTGGGATTGGCGTTACGCAATGCGGCGACAATCTCTTCCGGCTTGAGCTGGGTGAACACTACGACCACGGCGACGATGACCAGCAGCATGGTCAGCATGGATCGCCAGGAGAATCGTGCCAGCGTCACCGATTCGGGAACATCGTTCTGCTCGTCGTCGGCCATGGCGGTGATGGAGGTCTGCAGTGTCTTCAGCAGCTGCTTGTCCCAGGAGTCCAGGGCGCGGGTGGGGGAGGGGATGGCGACTTTCTGCAGGAAGGGGGCGATCTGCAGAAGCGTTTGCTCACCCCAGACCTCGCGGGCGGCGCTTAAGGCGTCGTCCACGCCGATCAGCGCCGCGAGCAGGGCGAGCAGCTGCACTTTGTCAAGTGCGATATTGGCGCCTGACGATCCGCTGTCACCGTTATGCCAGCCTGCGATAACGGGAATGCCGCCATCCAGCCGGGCAAGTGTATCGGGCGTGATACGACGATGCGTATAGCCGCGCCTATTCGCCACATCCAGAAAACGCATGTACTCGACGGCGTCGTCGCGGGTGAGAATGTTCAGATTCGTCGGGCGTTCACCGGTGTGCGCGTCAAGCACCAGAACCGCCGATTCCTCGGTGTCCGCCACGCCATACGGCGCCATGGCGGGAAGGCCGGCCGCGCTCAGGGCCAGCAGCATGGCGAAATGATGCTGCACGGTGTCGCAGACGTTGCGGTCTCGGCGGGTGGCGATGCCGGTGAAACGCAGCCAATCCCACAATTGCTTGAGATAGCCGGCGGTGTGCGTTTGCGCGTCGAGTACGGAAACCACATATCGTTTGC comes from the Bifidobacterium angulatum DSM 20098 = JCM 7096 genome and includes:
- a CDS encoding lysylphosphatidylglycerol synthase transmembrane domain-containing protein produces the protein MTDRTDMHIDDVAPKRTHDFGDLTRAALSLVGAVIVMVFAVYMGGITSGVESDVHTAAQAINWLADIPSSVLQQLATVIIVVTVLIQLMLAREWLVTLTAITGMLAGYLAAWGLSILICTTNRMLAISVVSATTLLDSGLLPGIYTAMAAFLTTAGPRRIRSSVKWGWNILYATAALMVMLSWHSVSGVLVAFFAGRALGMIIRFAVGTRSTGIWGEELVNALQDIGLDVATLTRNQELHARVRSLNASLDDDLVEGSRIYDMRTTSGKRYVVSVLDAQTHTAGYLKQLWDWLRFTGIATRRDRNVCDTVQHHFAMLLALSAAGLPAMAPYGVADTEESAVLVLDAHTGERPTNLNILTRDDAVEYMRFLDVANRRGYTHRRITPDTLARLDGGIPVIAGWHNGDSGSSGANIALDKVQLLALLAALIGVDDALSAAREVWGEQTLLQIAPFLQKVAIPSPTRALDSWDKQLLKTLQTSITAMADDEQNDVPESVTLARFSWRSMLTMLLVIVAVVVVFTQLKPEEIVAALRNANPTMALICLAFGLCSWIGSSVSLGALVERGKRRPLGIFMSQVAGGFATVSMPAGVGPAFVNLQFLRKSGYRNTTATAIMSAVMAVYYLAYFMLLIAIGLFTGKHTLSGTIPTNTLVIVLGAVGAVLAIAMMIPPLRHMIMQQLVPVAKKYFTQLLNVLNQPAELAVSICGGLVQNITTGLAFWSALLAFGVHMNPVETIFVFMLAYALGSAVPTPGGLGGVEAALTFAFVAVGVPQGVALSATLLHRVVFYWLRIPLGALAMQWLNRHNLV